One Klebsiella electrica genomic window, ATCTCGATCCGACCATGGTGCTGATTCTACTGGCGCTGCTGACCTACAGCGCGCTGGTTATCTGGAGCGCCAGCGGCCAGGATATCGGGATGATGGAGCGTAAAATAGGCCAGATCGCCATGGGCGTGGTTATCATGATCGTGATGGCGCAAATCCCGCCGCGCGTGTATGAAGGCTGGGCGCCCTATCTCTATATCTTCTGTATCATTTTGCTGGTCGCGGTTGACGCTTTCGGCGCGATTTCCAAAGGTGCCCAGCGCTGGCTGGATCTTGGCGTCGTGCGCTTTCAGCCATCGGAAATTGCTAAAATCGCCGTGCCGCTGATGGTCGCGCGCTTTATCAACCGCGATGTGTGTCCGCCATCGCTGAAGAATACCGCCATTGCGCTGGTGCTGATTTTCCTGCCAACCCTGCTGGTTGCCGCCCAGCCGGACCTCGGGACCTCCATTCTGATTGCGTTGTCTGGCCTGTTCGTGCTGTTCCTTTCCGGGCTAAGCTGGCGTCTGATTGGCGTGGCGGTGGTGCTGATTGCGGCGTTTATTCCGATTTTATGGTTCTTCCTGATGCATGATTATCAGCGTCAGCGCGTCATGATGTTGCTCGACCCGGAGACCGATCCGCTGGGTGCCGGCTATCATATTATTCAGTCGAAAATCGCCATTGGCTCCGGCGGATTACGCGGCAAAGGCTGGCTGCACGGCACCCAGTCGCAGCTTGAATTCCTGCCGGAACGCCATACCGACTTTATCTTTGCGGTCCTGGCGGAAGAGCTCGGCCTGATTGGCGTGCTGATTCTGCTGGCGCTCTATATCCTGCTCATCATGCGCGGGCTGTGGGTCGCCGCCCAGGCGCAAACCACTTTCGGTCGCGTCATGGCCGGTGGTTTAATGTTGATTTTATTCGTTTATGTCTTCGTAAATATTGGTATGGTGAGTGGTATTTTACCAGTGGTGGGGGTACCGTTGCCGCTGGTCAGCTACGGGGGCTCAGCCCTGATCGTATTGATGGCCGGGTTTGGTATCGTGATGTCGATCCACACCCACAGAAAAATGTTGTCGAAAAGCGTTTAAGGGGTTCGCGATGCGTAAGCAATGGCTGGGGATCTGCATAGCAGCGGGGCTGCTGGCGGCATGTTCGGGTGAAGACGTTCAACAGAAGACGGTCAGCACTCCACAGCCGGCCGTCTGTAATGGCCCAAGCGTGGAAATCAGCGGCGCCGATCCGCATTATGAAACGCCAAATGCCGCGGCGAATCAGGATTACGAGCGCGAAGGTAAAAGTTATAAAATCGTCCAGGATCCGTCTAACTTTACTCAGACCGGTCTGGCCGCCATTTATGACGCGGAACCCAACAGCAATCTGACGGCGTCCGGCGAAGCCTTCGACCCGACGCAGCTTACCGCGGCGCACCCGACGCTGCCGATCCCAAGCTACGTCCGCGTGACTAACCTCGCAAACGGCCGGATGATCGTCGTGCGCATTAACGATCGCGGGCCGTATGGCAACGATCGCGTTATCTCGCTCTCACGTGCTTCCGCCGATCGCCTGAATACCTCCAATAACACCAAAGTGCGTATCGATCCGATCATCGTCGCGCCGGATGGTTCGCTTTCCGGCCCGGGTATGGCCTGTACTACCGTCGCCAAACAAACCTATGCGCTACCTGCCCGCCCGGATCTTGACGGCGGCGCCGGTGTTTCCAGCGAACCGACCGCGCAAACTGATGTCCGCCCAATCAGCAATGATACGCTGAAGCCGGAAGACAGCGTTGGCGCGCCGGTGAAAAGCGGCGGTTTCCTCGGCGCGCCTACGCCATTGAATAGCGGCGTACTGGAAAGCAGCAGCGAGCCTGCGGCTCAGACGGCCCCCCAAAGCGCGCCGGTTACCGCGCCTGGTTCTGTGCAAGGTCGCGTCACGCCGGCAGCACCGGCGACTGCCGCTGCTGCCACGGCCGTCGCCGCCTCGGCGGCCAGCGCCAGCGGCGACTTCGTCGTTCAGGTCGGCGCCGTCAGCGATCGGACCCGCGCGCAGCAATATCAGCAGCGTCTTAGCCAGCAGTTTTCCGTGCCTGGCCGCGTCGTGCAGAACGGTGCGGTGTGGCGCATTCAGCTCGGGCCGTTCGCCAGCAAATCGCAGGCCAGTACGGTACAACAGCGCCTGCAAAGTGAAGCTCAGCTGCAGTCATTTATTACTCACGCCAACTAAACAGGCTGGGCCGTTGTCCGTACTGTGATGCGCATGAAAAAGTCATTAACAAAGTCATGCGCAATGTCGGATGCCGGTCCACGGAGCATTTGTTATAGTAGGGCACTTTTTTTAACTCCATCACGGATGCCGTTGTTCTGACCATGAAGACCTCTTTCACCGCACGTTTACTCGTTACGGCCCTCTCCGTTGCAGCGCTCTCTTCCGCTGCCCACGCCGATGACCTGAATCTCAAAACCATGATCCCAGGCGCGCCGCAGATTGACGCCGAATCCTGGATCCTTATTGATTACAATTCGGGCAAAGTGCTGGCGGAGAATAACGCCGATTCCCGCCGCGACCCGGCGAGCCTGACCAAAATGATGACCAGCTACGTCATCGGTCAGGCCATGAAAGCGGGCAAGTTTAAAGAAACCGACCTGGTTACGGTGGGCAACGATGCGTGGGCAACCGGTAACCCGGTGTTTAAAGGCTCTTCACTGATGTTCCTGAAACCGGGTATGCAGGTGCCGGTTTCTCAGCTGATCCGCGGCATCAACCTGCAGTCAGGTAATGACGCCTGCGTCGCTATGGCCGACTACGTCGCCGGTAGCCAGGATGCCTTCGTCAGCCTGATGAACAACTACGTCAATGCGCTGGGCCTGAAAAACAGCCACTTCCAGACCGTTCACGGCCTTGATGCCGACGGGCAGTACAGCTCTGCGCGCGATATGGCGCTGATTGGCCAGGCGCTGATCCGCGACGTACCGAACGAATACACCATCTATAAAGAAAAAGAGTTCACCTTTAACGGCATTCGTCAGCAGAACCGTAACGGTCTGCTGTGGGATAACAGCCTGAACGTCGACGGGATTAAAACCGGCCATACCGACAAAGCGGGCTATAACCTCGTCGCCTCGGCGACCGAAGGCCAGATGCGTCTGATCTCCGCCGTTATGGGCGGTCGCACCTTCAAAGGCCGTGAATCCGAAAGCAAAAAGCTGCTGACCTGGGGCTTCCGCTTCTTCGAAACCGTTAATCCGCTGAAAGCCGGGAAAGAGTTCTCTTCCGAACCTGCCTGGTTTGGCGACAGCGATCGCGCTTCGCTGGGGGTCGATAAAGACGTTTATCTGACTATCCCTCGTGGCCGCATGAAAGACCTGAAAGCCAGCTATGTGCTGAACAATACCGAACTGCACGCACCGCTGCAGAAAAACCAGGTGGTCGGCACCATTAACTTCCAGCTGGACGGTAAAACGATCGATCAGCGCCCGCTGGTGGTCCTGCAAGAAATTCCTGAAGGCAATTTCTTCGGAAAAATGATTGATTACATCAAGTTAATGTTCCACCACTGGTTTGGTTAAAAATCGAACGCTTGAAAGTGTGATTTACATCCCCATATACTAATCATCAAAGTAACCTGATAACTCCCACTCCTGGTGGGAGTTATTATTTTTTGTCGTAATACCGGAGCTGACATGAAAACCAAACTTAACGAACTGCTTGAATTCCCTACTCCATTTACTTACAAAGTAATGGGGCAGGCGTTGCCTGAGCTGGTTGATCAGGTGGTGGAAGTGGTACAGCGCCATGCGCCTGGTGATTACTCTCCGCAGGTAAAACCGAGCAGCAAAGGGAACTACCACTCGGTGTCTATCACCATCAACGCGACCCATATCGAGCAGGTCGAAACCCTGTACGAAGAGCTGGGCAATATCGACATCGTCCGGATGGTGCTGTAACCCATTCCCTGACCCGGCCCTGCGCCGGGTCATCCCTCCCCGCTATGCTGTGATATACTCCCCCCTCAAGTCACTTCTCTCTCTGCGGAGACGTTGTTTTGCAGCATAACAAAATCCTTATCCGTCAACTTGGCCTGCAACCTTACGAACCGGTCTCGCAGGCGATGCATGAATTTACCGACACCCGCGACGACACCACGCTGGACGAAATCTGGCTGGTCGAACACCCTCCGGTCTTTACTCAGGGCCAGGCGGGAAAAGCTGAACACGTGCTGGTTCCGGGCGATATTCCGGTCATTCAAAGCGATCGCGGCGGCCAGGTAACCTACCACGGACCAGGACAGCAGGTGATGTATGTTCTGCTGAACCTCAAGCGGCGCAAACTGGGCGTGCGCGAACTGGTTACCCTGCTGGAACAGACCGTGGTCAACACGCTGGCGGAATACGCGATTGAATCGCATCCTCGCGCCGATGCGCCCGGCGTCTACGTCGGCGAGCAAAAAATCTGTTCGCTGGGTTTGCGTATCCGAAGAGGTTGTTCGTTTCACGGGCTTGCGCTGAATATTGCGATGGACCTGTCGCCGTTCCTGCGGATTAACCCCTGCGGCTATGCCGGAATGGAGATGGCCCAAATGCGCCAGTGGCAGCCGGACATTCAGCCGCAGATGGTGGCGCCTCATCTGGTTGCCAACCTGCTGGCTCTGCTCGGCAACCCGCCTCACGAGATGATTGCCGCCGCTTAGCCCCCGCTCGCTCGCGTCCCTGTCACCGGGGCGCGACATCCGCATTATCGATAGTTAAGCCATTATATTTGCAATTAAATGTCACGCACAGCGTCTCTGCTGGCCGCTATACTTGCGCTATCTCCGATAACAAGGAAGCGCTGAGTGGAAAATAACACGCCGTCATCAGAGTCGCCCACACCGTGGGAACCGCACCGCGACCGCCAGGCCTTCCGTATTCTGCGTAATGTGGATCTGAACCTGCTGACCATTTTTGAAGCGGTGTATGTCCACAAGGGCATCGTCAATGCCGCGAAAGTGCTGAACATTACGCCATCGGCGATCAGCCAGTCGCTGAATAAACTACGCGCTTTGTTCCCCGACCCGCTGTTTATCCGTAAAGGCCAGGGAGTGACGCCTACGGCGTACGCGACCCATCTTCACCAGTACATCAGCCAGGGAATGGAATCCTTCCTCAGCGCCCTCGACCTGGCCGGCGGGGCGGTTCAGCAACGCGCCATCACCATAGCGACCTCCCCCTTTATCGGCGCTCTGGTCATCCCGGCGATTGCGCACGCGCTCAGGCCCTCTTTTCCCCAGATCCGGTTACACAACGTCGCCATTACCGATGCCAGCAGTCAGCTGACTCAACGCCAGGTCGATTTGCTGATCGACAGCGAGACCTACACAAACCAGGCCATCGTGCATCACCTGCTGTTTGAAGATCGGCTGGTAATGTATTGCCGCGAAGGACATCCGGCGTTACCAATGCCGTTAACCGAAGAGAATCTCCGCCAGTATGAGTTTGCCCTGATATTGCCGCCGGGCCAGCGCTATCCGGCAATATACCGGCAGTTACAGGGGCCCCCGGGAGAACGCCGCTGCGGCTTCAGCAGCGACAACCTTTTTGCCCAGGCGGCGCTGATAAGCCAAAGCGATATGATAGGGCTGATGCCGGAGCAGATGTTTTCTCTGCTGGCGCGTACGTGGTCGCTGGCAAGGCTCGACTACGCTCAATTACCCGAACAACGCATTGAGATTTCACTGCATTACAACCGGATAAGCGCGCAGGAACCGTTGCTGAATCAGGTCATCGAGGTGGTTCGTCAGTCGTTTAAACAATAAAGCACGTGAGGATAAGCATAAAACAACAACTATTTTACAATTTGCCGAACAGGTAGGCTGCTTTCTGTCCCATATCAATGGTATACTGCCTGTCCTTAATTCAAAAATAGTTGATAAATACAACATTTCCTTGAATTGATTCGCTTTCCTTCGTGACTCGCAACTGGAACACGCACGCTATGAGTAAACCCATTGTGATGGAACGCGGTGTTAAGTACCGCGACGCCGATAAAATGGCCCTTATCCCGGTGAAAAACGTGGCAACTGAGCGTGAAGCTCTGCTCAGAAAACCGGAATGGATGAAAATCAAACTTCCGGCTGACTCGTCCCGTATCCAGGGAATCAAAGCAGCGATGCGTAAGAACGGTCTGCACTCCGTGTGCGAAGAAGCTTCTTGCCCAAACCTTGCGGAATGCTTCAACCACGGAACGGCCACCTTTATGATCCTCGGCGCGATTTGTACCCGTCGCTGCCCTTTCTGTGACGTTGCGCACGGTCGTCCGGTGGCGCCGGATGCCAACGAACCGCAGAAACTCGCGCAAACTATCGCCGATATGGGCCTGCGCTATGTCGTCGTGACCTCCGTTGATCGCGACGATCTTCGCGACGGCGGCGCTCAGCACTTTGCCGATTGCATCAGCGCTATTCGTGAGAAAAACCCGACGATTAAGATTGAGACCCTGGTCCCTGATTTCCGTGGCCGTATGGATCGCGCGCTGGATATCCTCACGGTGACTCCGCCGGATGTGTTTAACCACAACCTGGAAAACGTGCCGCGTCTGTATCGTCAGGTTCGCCCGGGCGCCGACTACAACTGGTCGCTGAAGCTGCTGGAGCGTTTTAAAGAAGCGCATCCGGAGATCCCGACGAAATCAGGTTTAATGGTCGGCCTCGGCGAGACCAACGAAGAGATTATCGAAGTTATGCGCGACCTGCGTCGCCATGGCGTGACCATGCTCACCCTGGGCCAGTATCTGCAGCCAAGCCGTCACCACCTGCCGGTTCAGCGCTACGTCAGCCCGGACGAGTTTGAAGAGATGAAAGCCGAAGCGATGGCGATGGGCTTCACCCACGCCGCCTGCGGCCCGTTCGTTCGTTCGTCTTATCATGCCGACCTGCAAGCCAAAGGGATGGAAGTGAAGTAAATTTCACATCCCCTCAATCGCCGCGTGAACCCTTTCGCGCGGCGGTCCGTTTTTATCCCGCTCGCCTGACCTTTTCCTGCCTCTGGTAACAACTGGTTGCATTTTTTTATACTTTTTCGCGCACGGGCAATAAAAAGAGGCCGCAACGCTTATCGCTGCAGCCTCTTCAACGTTCAGACTCTCGCCTGCCGGTAACCCCCTCCCGCTGTCGGGGAAGGCGCCTTTAATTACTCTTTATGAGAGAGCTTCTGTGCCGGAGCGTCTTCTTCCGCACTGGTTTTCTTCGCGCTATCGTCATCGTCGTTCATGGCTTTCTTGAAGCCTTTGATAGCGGAACCCAGGTCTCCACCCAGCGTACGTAATTTTTTGGTACCAAACACTAAAATAATCAGTGCTGCGACAACCAGCAGTTTGGTAATACTAATCTCACCCATAGATAACCTTCTTCTCTAAAACAAGCTGCGAATACGCCATCATACACGCGAACAATTAACGGCTATTTGACGCGCGGACACAATAGCAATCTGTAACAAGGTGAATCAAGCCTTGTTTAAAAAAACATCACAATAATTGCGGTGGCGCAAAGCGGCGGTTCTTCAATACCGGCAAACGCTCGCGAACCTGGCGCAGCGACGCTGTCGAAATGTCGGCAGTAATCATCTGCGGCCCGTCCCCTGCTCCCGCCATCGTCGTCCCCATCGGGTCGATAATGCGGCTCTGGCCAATATTGCGGGTTCCGCATTCGCCCGCCGCCACGATATAGCAGGTCGTATCCAGAGCCCTGGCCGCCAGTAGGGTGCTCCAGTGATACTCCTTCATTGGCCCTCTGACCCATGCGGTGGGCAACACCAGCACTTCAGCACCGTTAAGCGCCAGCGTTAACGCCAGCTCGGGAAAGCGTAAATCGTAACAGGTCATCAGGCCAACGCGTACCCCGTCGACATCAATCAACGGTGGAATCTGTCGCCCGGCATCGACAAGGCGCGACTCCTGCATCGCAAACGCATCATACAAATGGAGCTTCTGGTACTGGGCAATCACCTCACCCTGGCGTATCGCCACCAGCGTATTCGTCGCTCGCCCCTCGCCGGAAGGCACATGCAGCGTCAGCACCGTGGTTAATAAACCATGATGGCGGCTTTCATCCCGCAGCAGCTGCAGAAAACCGCCATCCATCTCCTGCGCCGACTTTACCGAAAGATCCGGATCGCTGTCGTCACGCGCCAGCAACGCTTCCGGTAATACCAGCAATGATACCCCCTGCCCGGCCGCCTGGTGCATCAACGCCACGCAGGTACGCGCATTGACTCGCCAGTCCGCCGTTACGGCAAATTGTCCCGCAGCAACCCGCATTCTCTTCTCCCGTCAGGTATTTTGTAGCCAGTGACGCATTTTGCGCGCTACACTCAACCCCCTGTATTAACCAAATAGCAGGGAATGAGAGTGTCACAACT contains:
- the mrdB gene encoding peptidoglycan glycosyltransferase MrdB (rod shape-determining protein RodA) — its product is MTDNPNKKSLWDKIHLDPTMVLILLALLTYSALVIWSASGQDIGMMERKIGQIAMGVVIMIVMAQIPPRVYEGWAPYLYIFCIILLVAVDAFGAISKGAQRWLDLGVVRFQPSEIAKIAVPLMVARFINRDVCPPSLKNTAIALVLIFLPTLLVAAQPDLGTSILIALSGLFVLFLSGLSWRLIGVAVVLIAAFIPILWFFLMHDYQRQRVMMLLDPETDPLGAGYHIIQSKIAIGSGGLRGKGWLHGTQSQLEFLPERHTDFIFAVLAEELGLIGVLILLALYILLIMRGLWVAAQAQTTFGRVMAGGLMLILFVYVFVNIGMVSGILPVVGVPLPLVSYGGSALIVLMAGFGIVMSIHTHRKMLSKSV
- the rlpA gene encoding endolytic peptidoglycan transglycosylase RlpA yields the protein MRKQWLGICIAAGLLAACSGEDVQQKTVSTPQPAVCNGPSVEISGADPHYETPNAAANQDYEREGKSYKIVQDPSNFTQTGLAAIYDAEPNSNLTASGEAFDPTQLTAAHPTLPIPSYVRVTNLANGRMIVVRINDRGPYGNDRVISLSRASADRLNTSNNTKVRIDPIIVAPDGSLSGPGMACTTVAKQTYALPARPDLDGGAGVSSEPTAQTDVRPISNDTLKPEDSVGAPVKSGGFLGAPTPLNSGVLESSSEPAAQTAPQSAPVTAPGSVQGRVTPAAPATAAAATAVAASAASASGDFVVQVGAVSDRTRAQQYQQRLSQQFSVPGRVVQNGAVWRIQLGPFASKSQASTVQQRLQSEAQLQSFITHAN
- the dacA gene encoding D-alanyl-D-alanine carboxypeptidase DacA, with the translated sequence MKTSFTARLLVTALSVAALSSAAHADDLNLKTMIPGAPQIDAESWILIDYNSGKVLAENNADSRRDPASLTKMMTSYVIGQAMKAGKFKETDLVTVGNDAWATGNPVFKGSSLMFLKPGMQVPVSQLIRGINLQSGNDACVAMADYVAGSQDAFVSLMNNYVNALGLKNSHFQTVHGLDADGQYSSARDMALIGQALIRDVPNEYTIYKEKEFTFNGIRQQNRNGLLWDNSLNVDGIKTGHTDKAGYNLVASATEGQMRLISAVMGGRTFKGRESESKKLLTWGFRFFETVNPLKAGKEFSSEPAWFGDSDRASLGVDKDVYLTIPRGRMKDLKASYVLNNTELHAPLQKNQVVGTINFQLDGKTIDQRPLVVLQEIPEGNFFGKMIDYIKLMFHHWFG
- the ybeD gene encoding DUF493 family protein YbeD, which codes for MKTKLNELLEFPTPFTYKVMGQALPELVDQVVEVVQRHAPGDYSPQVKPSSKGNYHSVSITINATHIEQVETLYEELGNIDIVRMVL
- the lipB gene encoding lipoyl(octanoyl) transferase LipB; amino-acid sequence: MQHNKILIRQLGLQPYEPVSQAMHEFTDTRDDTTLDEIWLVEHPPVFTQGQAGKAEHVLVPGDIPVIQSDRGGQVTYHGPGQQVMYVLLNLKRRKLGVRELVTLLEQTVVNTLAEYAIESHPRADAPGVYVGEQKICSLGLRIRRGCSFHGLALNIAMDLSPFLRINPCGYAGMEMAQMRQWQPDIQPQMVAPHLVANLLALLGNPPHEMIAAA
- a CDS encoding YbeF family transcriptional regulator — encoded protein: MENNTPSSESPTPWEPHRDRQAFRILRNVDLNLLTIFEAVYVHKGIVNAAKVLNITPSAISQSLNKLRALFPDPLFIRKGQGVTPTAYATHLHQYISQGMESFLSALDLAGGAVQQRAITIATSPFIGALVIPAIAHALRPSFPQIRLHNVAITDASSQLTQRQVDLLIDSETYTNQAIVHHLLFEDRLVMYCREGHPALPMPLTEENLRQYEFALILPPGQRYPAIYRQLQGPPGERRCGFSSDNLFAQAALISQSDMIGLMPEQMFSLLARTWSLARLDYAQLPEQRIEISLHYNRISAQEPLLNQVIEVVRQSFKQ
- the lipA gene encoding lipoyl synthase; this translates as MSKPIVMERGVKYRDADKMALIPVKNVATEREALLRKPEWMKIKLPADSSRIQGIKAAMRKNGLHSVCEEASCPNLAECFNHGTATFMILGAICTRRCPFCDVAHGRPVAPDANEPQKLAQTIADMGLRYVVVTSVDRDDLRDGGAQHFADCISAIREKNPTIKIETLVPDFRGRMDRALDILTVTPPDVFNHNLENVPRLYRQVRPGADYNWSLKLLERFKEAHPEIPTKSGLMVGLGETNEEIIEVMRDLRRHGVTMLTLGQYLQPSRHHLPVQRYVSPDEFEEMKAEAMAMGFTHAACGPFVRSSYHADLQAKGMEVK
- the tatE gene encoding twin-arginine translocase subunit TatE, producing the protein MGEISITKLLVVAALIILVFGTKKLRTLGGDLGSAIKGFKKAMNDDDDSAKKTSAEEDAPAQKLSHKE
- a CDS encoding deaminated glutathione amidase, which translates into the protein MRVAAGQFAVTADWRVNARTCVALMHQAAGQGVSLLVLPEALLARDDSDPDLSVKSAQEMDGGFLQLLRDESRHHGLLTTVLTLHVPSGEGRATNTLVAIRQGEVIAQYQKLHLYDAFAMQESRLVDAGRQIPPLIDVDGVRVGLMTCYDLRFPELALTLALNGAEVLVLPTAWVRGPMKEYHWSTLLAARALDTTCYIVAAGECGTRNIGQSRIIDPMGTTMAGAGDGPQMITADISTASLRQVRERLPVLKNRRFAPPQLL